Proteins found in one Pelmatolapia mariae isolate MD_Pm_ZW linkage group LG7, Pm_UMD_F_2, whole genome shotgun sequence genomic segment:
- the tshz3a gene encoding teashirt homolog 3, which produces MPRRKQEAPKRAAAYSPDELTEHHVEDEEAEADDLPSTPQDDLPMKDEFVEQSVETAKEQACDQESAETTELSGQEMDSESHVSETSDRLSDFESPSRKVEGSVVTASINADSKTPPIGMDTLEQMKAIYSSFLTSPLWSPLNFNSTPLQAQSSTSAEKPARSNSTSSSSSCSSGSYDWHQTAVAKTLQQHPPQSRHPAQSEPSLFSTVQLHRQNPKLFGSIFTGASKFRCKGCSAAYDTLVELTVHMNDTGHYRDDNQDKAGSGAKRWSKPRKRSLLEMEGKEDAQKVLKCMYCGHSFESLQDLSVHMIKTKHYQKVPLKEPMAPVAAKIMSSKKRGLVGLDLSATPRSREGTPKVKHPQGELSESSQKPSSSPYTPPNNRYGHQNGASYAWQFESNKFQILKCMECGSSHNTLQELRTHMMVTGHFLRVTSSVGKRIKTLPEATSPNPGRVTTPTEQRVQSVPLAPSTFSPPPLQTQLTTTPPATSPPLKEIKKEEVEEECTKQEAVGNEKQVAVTVSKEEDTEREEKYDISKYNYLTEEDLKESPKGGLDILKSLENTVTSAINKAQSGNPSWGGYPSIHAAYQFPSALKQGSMEKNSQMKFLFNGGDGAPSSLAKNQPLISPPLSQSSLFPSNNFQAMEDLVKKVTEKVAKVEQRVKQLSPKRENQFSPCSSEAGESHKGGEADSPREWREVTPTNSDRGSHGDRASPATEPKREAAVKSPLASTLRCSTAIITGHTPPEQPFVNPLSALQSVMNIHLGKAAKPSLPNQDPLSLLSRLSQSMAEKAAVAAPPSQTKKQESVANNNSFCQPNDDQPMDLTKGKSDRGDSVNSAPLTPSSTASSVSPISLVTPAKLTVVSPYTSSSPLHENALSDISDMLRNLTQSHHVTKSASRPRVTDKTEVVGSTHDDDDVSLHGHKRKGRHSNWNPQHLLLLQAQFASSLRQTSEGKYIINDLSPQERMHISRFTGLSMTTISHWLANVKYQLRRTGRTKFLKNLDSGQPIFFCSDCASQIRTPAAYVCHLEAHLGFRIRDLAKLSPKQTVRDSQTLTEKVVPLESFLPPQSQDDCSSNGGVYRCQLCVRKFATKHAIKLHLSKSHGKSPEDHLLYVCETEKC; this is translated from the exons ATGCCACGGAGGAAACAAGAAGCGCCGAAGCGCGCAGCAG CTTATTCTCCCGATGAGCTGACAGAGCACCACGTGGAGGATGAGGAAGCAGAAGCGGACGACCTGCCCTCAACCCCTCAGGACGACCTTCCCATGAAAGATGAGTTTGTGGAGCAAAGTGTAGAGACTGCCAAGGAGCAGGCATGTGACCAGGAATCAGCTGAGACCACAGAGCTCTCAGGACAAGAGATGGACAGTGAGTCACATGTGAGTGAGACTAGTGACCGTCTTTCAGACTTCGAGAGCCCCTCCAGAAAAGTTGAGGGGAGCGTTGTCACAGCATCTATAAATGCTGACAGCAAGACGCCTCCCATAGGCATGGACACGTTAGAACAAATGAAGGCTATCTACTCCAGCTTTCTCACCAGCCCCTTGTGGTCACCACTAAATTTTAACTCCACACCTCTACAGGCGCAGTCTTCGACTTCTGCAGAGAAACCAGCTCGCAGTAACAGCACCAGTAGCAGTAGTAGCTGTAGCAGTGGTAGCTATGACTGGCACCAAACTGCAGTGGCAAAGACACTACAGCAGCATCCTCCACAGAGCCGTCACCCTGCTCAGTCAGAGCCCAGCCTCTTTAGTACAGTCCAACTCCACAGGCAAAACCCAAAGCTGTTTGGCTCAATCTTTACTGGGGCCAGTAAATTCCGTTGTAAGGGCTGTAGCGCTGCTTATGACACTCTGGTGGAGCTGACAGTTCACATGAATGATACAGGCCACTACCGTGATGACAACCAGGACAAGGCAGGCAGTGGCGCAAAGCGCTGGTCTAAACCACGTAAGCGGTCCCTGTTGGAGATGGAGGGAAAAGAGGATGCCCAGAAAGTTTTGAAATGCATGTATTGTGGCCATTCCTTTGAATCCCTCCAGGACCTCAGTGTCCACATGATCAAGACCAAACACTACCAGAAAGTGCCTTTGAAGGAGCCCATGGCCCCTGTGGCAGCCAAAATCATGTCTTCAAAGAAGCGGGGACTTGTGGGGTTAGACCTCAGTGCTACACCGCGCTCTAGAGAAGGAACCCCTAAAGTTAAACACCCACAAGGAGAACTTAGTGAATCCTCACAGAAACCTTCCTCCAGCCCATACACTCCCCCAAATAACCGCTATGGACACCAGAATGGTGCTAGCTATGCTTGGCAATTTGAATCCAACAAATTTCAGATCCTCAAGTGCATGGAGTGTGGGAGTTCCCATAATACACTCCAAGAGCTGAGGACCCACATGATGGTGACAGGACACTTCCTGAGGGTGACCAGCTCTGTGGGAAAGAGAATCAAAACACTTCCCGAGGCTACCTCCCCCAATCCCGGGAGAGTTACCACACCTACAGAACAGAGGGTCCAGTCTGTACCTCTTGCACCCTCTACCTTCTCCCCTCCGCCTCTTCAAACTCAACTTACCACAACTCCCCCGGCCACCTCCCCTCCCCTCAAAGAGATCAAGAAAGAGGAGGTTGAGGAGGAATGCACTAAGCAGGAGGCAGTAGGAAATGAAAAGCAAGTTGCAGTTACTGTTAGTAAGGAGGAAGATACTGAGAGGGAGGAAAAATACGACATTTCGAAATATAACTACCTTACCGAAGAGGACCTGAAGGAAAGCCCTAAAGGGGGATTGGATATTCTGAAATCACTGGAAAACACTGTGACATCAGCCATCAATAAGGCACAGAGTGGCAATCCAAGCTGGGGAGGCTATCCTAGCATCCATGCTGCCTACCAGTTCCCCAGTGCCCTTAAGCAAGGAAGTATGGAAAAGAATTCACAAATGAAGTTCTTGTTCAATGGAGGCGATGGAGCGCCGTCCTCCCTTGCCAAGAACCAGCCCCTCATTTCCCCACCACTTAGTCAATCATCACTTTTTCCCAGCAACAACTTTCAGGCAATGGAAGACTTAGTGAAAAAAGTGACTGAGAAAGTAGCAAAAGTAGAACAAAGAGTTAAGCAGTTATCTCCAAAGAGGGAGAACCAATTCTCCCCCTGCAGCAGTGAGGCTGGAGAATCACACAAGGGAGGGGAGGCAGACTCGCCTCGGGAATGGAGGGAAGTTACCCCAACCAATAGCGACAGGGGAAGCCATGGTGACAGAGCATCTCCAGCAACCGAACCCAAGAGAGAAGCAGCAGTGAAATCCCCGCTTGCCTCTACACTGAGATGCAGCACCGCCATTATCACTGGTCACACTCCTCCAGAGCAGCCCTTTGTCAACCCTCTAAGTGCTCTTCAGTCAGTAATGAACATTCACTTGGGGAAAGCAGCCAAGCCCTCTTTGCCAAACCAAGATCCCTTGAGTCTCCTCTCTAGGCTCAGCCAGAGCATGGCTGAGAAGGCCGCTGTGgctgctcctccatcacagaccAAAAAGCAAGAAAGTGTAGCTAATAACAATAGCTTTTGCCAGCCAAATGATGACCAACCCATGGACCTTACAAAAGGGAAAAGCGATCGAGGGGACTCGGTAAACTCAGCTCCTCTAACGCCCTCATCCACGGCCTCCTCAGTCTCTCCCATCTCTCTTGTTACTCCTGCAAAGCTAACAGTGGTCTCTCCATACACGTCCAGCAGCCCTCTACACGAAAATGCATTGTCGGATATCTCAGACATGCTGAGAAACCTTACACAGTCCCACCATGTCACAAAGTCGGCGTCACGCCCACGTGTGACGgataaaactgaagttgtggGCTCTACCCACGACGATGATGACGTCTCCCTGCATGGCCACAAACGAAAGGGTCGTCACTCCAACTGGAACCCACAGCACCTCCTTCTTCTGCAGGCCCAGTTTGCCTCGAGCTTGAGGCAGACGTCAGAGGGGAAATATATCATTAATGACCTCAGCCCACAAGAAAGAATGCACATATCTCGTTTCACGGGTCTCTCCATGACCACCATCAGCCACTGGCTGGCCAACGTGAAGTACCAGCTACGGAGAACGGGCAGAACGAAGTTCCTCAAGAACCTAGATTCCGGTCAACCTATATTCTTCTGCAGTGACTGTGCCTCGCAGATTCGAACCCCAGCAGCTTACGTATGCCACCTGGAAGCCCACTTGGGGTTCAGAATCAGGGACCTGGCCAAACTGTCTCCCAAACAGACTGTCAGGGACTCTCAGACTCTCACTGAGAAAGTAGTGCCCCTGGAGTCCTTTCTTCCTCCACAGTCGCAAGATGACTGCAGTAGTAATGGGGGAGTTTATCGCTGCCAGCTCTGTGTCCGTAAGTTTGCCACTAAGCATGCCATCAAGCTTCACCTCAGCAAGAGCCATGGGAAGTCTCCAGAGGACCATCTGCTATACGTGTGTGAGACGGAGAAATGTTAA